The following proteins come from a genomic window of Alphaproteobacteria bacterium:
- a CDS encoding D-amino-acid transaminase, whose amino-acid sequence MTRIAYVNHRYVSQHEAKVHIEDRGYQFADGVYEVITYYNRILVDGDLHVARLVRSLEALDIAVPMSLRALSVILHEVMDRNNFAHGSLYVQVTRGVAKRDHIFQSAITPSLVITATREKPVKAAEVSIGTEVIIRDDIRWLRRDIKSVALLPNVLLKNEATKLGKREAWLIDGQGNVTEGSVSNAFIVDKNGVLITRNEEICLLAGITRHRILEIAKEAGIPVELRPFTPQEAKQANEAFLSSSTSHLVPIIKIDDTTIGEGKPGAVFHTLFGRYIDYIEHETGKTIWQLN is encoded by the coding sequence ATGACTCGTATCGCCTATGTAAATCATCGTTATGTGTCGCAGCACGAGGCGAAGGTGCATATCGAAGATCGCGGCTATCAGTTTGCAGACGGGGTATATGAGGTGATAACCTATTATAACCGTATTTTGGTGGATGGTGATTTGCATGTGGCGCGCTTGGTACGCTCGCTTGAAGCATTGGATATTGCAGTGCCCATGAGTCTGCGTGCGCTATCAGTGATTTTGCACGAGGTGATGGATCGCAATAATTTTGCCCATGGATCGCTCTATGTGCAGGTGACACGGGGAGTAGCAAAGCGCGACCATATCTTTCAATCCGCCATAACACCTTCACTTGTAATTACAGCAACACGCGAAAAACCCGTTAAAGCTGCCGAAGTGAGCATTGGCACTGAAGTAATTATCCGCGATGATATTCGTTGGTTACGCCGTGACATAAAATCGGTGGCACTGTTGCCAAATGTGTTGCTGAAAAACGAAGCCACAAAGCTTGGTAAGCGCGAGGCTTGGTTAATAGATGGGCAAGGCAATGTCACCGAAGGCTCGGTATCTAACGCATTTATTGTAGACAAGAACGGTGTACTAATAACCCGTAACGAGGAAATTTGTCTACTTGCGGGCATTACGCGCCATAGAATTTTGGAAATTGCGAAAGAAGCGGGTATTCCTGTAGAGCTTCGCCCCTTTACCCCGCAAGAGGCGAAGCAAGCAAACGAGGCGTTTCTTTCTAGCAGCACATCGCATTTGGTGCCGATTATAAAGATAGATGATACAACCATTGGTGAAGGCAAGCCGGGGGCGGTATTCCATACGCTGTTTGGACGTTACATTGATTATATAGAACATGAAACCGGTAAAACCATATGGCAATTGAACTAA